A window of the Brassica napus cultivar Da-Ae chromosome A2, Da-Ae, whole genome shotgun sequence genome harbors these coding sequences:
- the LOC106396996 gene encoding replication factor C subunit 5, which yields MTEITSAMDIDVEENHPRKPKDVAGGFGAPPQSKATPWVEKYRPQSLDDVAAHRDIVDTIDRLTNENKLPHLLLYGPPGTGKTSTILAVARKLYGPKFRNMILELNASDDRGIDVVRQQIQDFASTQSFSLGKSSVKLVLLDEADAMTKDAQFALRRVIEKYTKSTRFALIGNHVNKIIPALQSRCTRFRFAPLDPVHVSQRLKHVIEAEGLDVSESGLAALVRLSNGDMRKAMNILQSTHMASVKITEEEVYLCTGNPLPKDIEQISHWLLNESFAESYKKISEMKTRKGLAIVDIVREVTMFVFKIKMTSHVRVQLINDLADIEYRLGFGCNDKLQLGAIISTFTHARSALIAAAK from the exons ATGACTGAGATCACATCGGCGATGGACATCGACGTAGAGGAGAATCATCCTCGCAAGCCGAAAGACGTCGCCGGCGGCTTTGGTGCTCCGCCGCAGAGCAAGGCGACGCCTTGGGTCGAGAAGTACCGTCCTCAATCGCTAGACGACGTCGCAGCACATCGTGACATTGTTGATACGA TTGATAGGTTGACCAATGAGAACAAGTTGCCTCACCTTCTGCTCTATGGTCCTCCCGGTACAGGCAAAACATCCACCATTCTAGCCGTTGCCAGGAAACTTTATGGCCCCAAGTTCCGTAATATGATTCTTGAACTCAACGCCTCTGATGATAGAGGCATTGATGTTGTCAGGCAGCAGATTCAAGATTTCGCTAGCACTCAGAGCTTCTCTTT AGGAAAATCTTCGGTGAAGTTGGTTCTGCTAGACGAAGCAGATGCCATGACAAAAGATGCTCAGTTTGCTTTGCGTAGAG tgATTGAGAAGTACACAAAGAGTACTAGGTTTGCGCTCATCGGAAACCATGTCAACAAGATCATCCCAGCTTTACAGTCCAGATGTACCCGATTTAGATTTGCCCCTCTTGATCCTGTTCATGTGAGTCAACGTCTTAAACATGTCATAGAAGCTGAAGG GCTTGATGTGAGTGAGAGTGGTTTGGCGGCTCTTGTACGGCTGAGCAATGGAGACATGAGAAAAGCCATGAACATTTTGCAGTCAACGCATATGGCGTCAGTGAAAATTACAGAGGAAGAGGTTTACCTCTGCACAGGAAACCCATTGCCAAAGGACATTGAGCAGATATCTCATTGGCTTCTAAATGAATCATTTGCTGAAAGCTACAAAA AAATATCAGAAATGAAGACGAGAAAAGGACTTGCGATTGTTGATATCGTCAGAGAGGTTACCAT GTTTGTTTTTAAGATCAAGATGACTTCACATGTCAGAGTACAACTGATAAACGATTTGGCAGACATCGA GTACAGATTGGGTTTTGGATGCAACGACAAACTGCAGCTTGGAGCTATCATTTCTACTTTCACACACGCCAGGTCTGCTTTAATTGCTGCAGCAAAGTAA